From a single Gimesia fumaroli genomic region:
- a CDS encoding SRPBCC family protein, protein MDASPEVIHDWLSNLENWPKINDKIRSIAVEGDKCIGRLEFKGRTVDFAGMVPEDNDPSNVICNIVVEADEKLKEPEHFSVIYEIIPKGRRTQVIERIIFEKEIPFWGWLLIKLIMKLGKPTGLTNLQQIKEHLNAAGGSD, encoded by the coding sequence ATGGATGCTTCTCCCGAGGTCATTCATGACTGGCTCAGTAATCTGGAAAACTGGCCTAAAATCAATGACAAGATCAGGTCCATTGCCGTCGAGGGAGATAAATGTATCGGCCGGCTTGAGTTTAAGGGGAGAACAGTCGATTTTGCTGGGATGGTTCCTGAAGATAACGATCCGTCAAATGTGATCTGTAATATTGTTGTGGAAGCGGATGAGAAACTGAAGGAGCCGGAACATTTCTCGGTCATCTATGAAATCATTCCCAAGGGGAGACGTACGCAGGTCATTGAGCGAATCATTTTTGAAAAAGAAATCCCTTTCTGGGGATGGCTCTTGATCAAGCTCATTATGAAACTGGGGAAACCAACGGGGTTGACCAATCTGCAGCAGATTAAAGAACATCTTAATGCCGCGGGCGGATCAGATTGA
- a CDS encoding class I SAM-dependent methyltransferase family protein: MSVINSGSDTRETLKQPEIWVPADLNQPLEAMPLSLRIGGWVANPYKNYLLPVTWLQRLLKSSQSELLAETFRRPGGWRTMEMMYRNREPVDSLDRQALQDNPIARASRNRLQLVTQKLMELMRQYAETEKVTVVGVGAGPGRHVQTAISRLNFNADQIAAYLIDLDDDAFEYGHHFSQQLGIADGIHFLQGDARQIHKVLPEVKPHIVKLIGLVEYLDDAQFSELLGALHKVMLPGGTLITHGLVDPYNGSPFLKRVFGLQHVKRSANDIKRLLESAGFRTLDQITEPMQIYPVITVVKDA; this comes from the coding sequence ATGTCTGTAATCAATTCTGGTAGTGATACACGAGAAACACTGAAACAGCCGGAGATTTGGGTTCCCGCTGATTTGAATCAACCGCTGGAAGCGATGCCGTTGTCACTGCGGATTGGTGGTTGGGTAGCGAATCCCTACAAAAATTATTTGCTTCCAGTTACATGGCTTCAGCGCCTGCTCAAGTCCAGTCAAAGTGAATTACTTGCGGAGACCTTCCGTCGTCCGGGGGGCTGGCGCACGATGGAGATGATGTATCGTAACCGGGAACCGGTTGACTCATTAGACCGACAGGCATTACAAGACAATCCCATTGCCCGTGCCTCACGGAATCGGTTGCAGCTTGTCACGCAAAAACTCATGGAGTTAATGAGACAATATGCGGAAACAGAAAAAGTCACCGTGGTTGGCGTAGGAGCAGGTCCCGGCCGGCATGTGCAGACCGCGATTTCTCGACTGAATTTCAATGCCGATCAGATTGCTGCCTACCTGATTGATCTTGATGACGACGCATTCGAGTATGGGCATCACTTTTCACAACAACTGGGAATTGCCGATGGCATCCATTTCTTACAGGGAGACGCGCGGCAGATTCACAAAGTCTTACCCGAAGTGAAACCGCACATCGTTAAACTAATCGGACTGGTGGAATATCTCGACGATGCTCAGTTTTCAGAGTTGTTGGGAGCGTTGCATAAAGTCATGCTGCCTGGCGGAACTCTGATCACGCATGGCTTAGTCGATCCTTATAACGGCAGCCCGTTTCTCAAGCGAGTCTTTGGCTTGCAGCATGTGAAACGGAGCGCGAACGATATAAAGCGCCTATTGGAATCGGCAGGTTTTCGTACGCTCGATCAGATAACCGAGCCAATGCAGATTTATCCTGTGATTACCGTTGTAAAGGATGCGTAG
- a CDS encoding 2-oxo acid dehydrogenase subunit E2, which yields MYWSTHHKPVPLSEIGWINTTYLGSASLRCDPMLVWGTTVDMEEMAPFLEEQRNQQGSTLVTTAHVLIRAVTESLKQHPEVNRRVVGRKVFQYEGVNIVMPMLQTSTGEVDCVFMRNAENFSLDGVARYFWEAAREKALKTADERKRMKAGNTFKNRIINLGKRLRLSWMLHTCSLGFTAGNWLRAPTIWPWQQGLNHAGAFVNYLGFPGAPPLIAHKPASLPMNSYNIAVTMGPTEPRPVVLNDQVQVRKQASLFVRLDHRMVNGNQSAAFINTLRSYLAAPQTLVQENGYREQKRAA from the coding sequence ATGTACTGGTCAACTCACCATAAACCTGTGCCACTTTCTGAAATTGGTTGGATCAACACCACTTATCTGGGAAGCGCCTCTCTGCGCTGCGATCCCATGCTGGTCTGGGGAACCACTGTCGACATGGAAGAGATGGCTCCTTTTCTGGAAGAACAGAGAAACCAGCAGGGAAGCACGCTGGTCACAACTGCGCACGTGTTAATACGTGCTGTGACAGAAAGCCTGAAACAACATCCTGAAGTCAATCGGCGTGTTGTCGGGCGTAAAGTCTTTCAGTATGAAGGTGTCAACATTGTGATGCCGATGCTGCAAACAAGTACTGGTGAAGTGGACTGTGTTTTCATGCGAAATGCAGAAAATTTCTCTTTAGATGGCGTTGCCAGATATTTCTGGGAGGCAGCCCGTGAAAAAGCATTAAAAACGGCAGACGAGCGCAAGCGAATGAAAGCGGGTAACACATTCAAGAACCGCATCATCAATCTGGGAAAACGCTTGCGACTTTCCTGGATGTTACATACCTGCAGTCTGGGATTTACCGCCGGAAACTGGCTGCGTGCCCCCACCATCTGGCCCTGGCAACAGGGACTGAACCATGCCGGGGCATTTGTCAATTACCTGGGGTTCCCTGGAGCACCTCCCTTGATTGCGCATAAACCCGCCTCTCTGCCAATGAACTCCTACAACATTGCCGTCACGATGGGACCGACTGAACCGCGTCCTGTAGTCCTTAATGATCAGGTTCAGGTTCGAAAACAGGCTTCCCTGTTTGTTCGGCTCGATCACCGCATGGTGAATGGAAATCAGTCTGCAGCATTTATCAATACGCTACGCTCCTATCTGGCCGCGCCCCAGACATTGGTTCAAGAAAATGGATATCGCGAGCAGAAACGGGCAGCTTGA
- a CDS encoding DUF1559 domain-containing protein, with protein sequence MYSKNASRRAFTLIELLVVIAIIAILIALLLPAVQQAREAARRSSCRNNLKQIGLALHNYHDAHRTFPAGGFGVFSYSWWVAILPQMEQSTVTNRMVTADYSGYSGGPNKTVLENWAPSILWCPSSTLPQFCIRDGVYATSCYVGIAGASASATSANDPTGRNRCVSNSVGYACENGVLIANASVKLRDITDGTSNTIVVGEQSNWGINSSGQNVDIRGSGEWGTWIGPGAQGRPNKPVSGETYPFSANPWARNMTTIRYKIDYITELPGSGGNSRDGGNNSIQAIHSGGAFVLRADGGVRFLSSSLDQSTLINLAIRDDGNILGDF encoded by the coding sequence ATGTACTCAAAGAATGCATCACGTCGCGCGTTCACTCTAATCGAGTTACTTGTTGTGATCGCCATTATCGCGATTCTCATCGCTTTGCTTTTGCCTGCAGTTCAACAGGCACGTGAAGCCGCGCGACGGTCGTCTTGTCGAAATAATTTGAAGCAAATCGGCTTGGCACTTCATAACTATCACGATGCACATCGGACTTTCCCAGCAGGTGGCTTTGGTGTTTTTTCCTATTCGTGGTGGGTGGCAATTTTACCACAAATGGAGCAGAGTACCGTTACAAACCGTATGGTTACCGCCGATTATTCTGGGTACTCTGGTGGACCTAACAAGACGGTTTTAGAAAACTGGGCACCGAGCATCCTTTGGTGTCCATCAAGCACACTTCCTCAATTTTGCATACGAGATGGTGTGTACGCTACCAGTTGTTATGTTGGAATCGCTGGCGCGAGTGCCTCCGCAACATCAGCAAATGATCCGACTGGGCGAAATCGATGTGTGAGTAATAGTGTCGGTTATGCGTGTGAAAACGGTGTCTTAATTGCCAACGCGTCGGTAAAGTTGAGAGATATCACTGATGGAACGTCAAACACAATTGTTGTGGGTGAACAGTCCAATTGGGGTATAAACTCAAGTGGTCAGAATGTAGACATTCGGGGAAGTGGCGAATGGGGTACCTGGATCGGCCCTGGCGCACAAGGGCGTCCCAATAAACCTGTTTCAGGCGAAACTTATCCTTTTAGTGCTAATCCTTGGGCTCGTAATATGACAACGATTCGTTACAAAATCGATTATATTACCGAATTACCAGGAAGTGGAGGAAATAGTCGCGATGGTGGAAACAACTCCATTCAGGCAATCCATTCCGGAGGAGCTTTTGTGCTTCGCGCAGATGGAGGAGTTCGTTTCCTGTCTTCCTCACTCGATCAGTCTACTTTAATTAATCTCGCTATTCGCGATGATGGAAACATTCTAGGCGATTTCTAA
- a CDS encoding bifunctional lysylphosphatidylglycerol flippase/synthetase MprF: MSTSDPSHLFGQNQQNQHKLIQHSEDETLYEFPFQDASLRVDSSHHQAPTEDCNQILPCSPDSTGDISESELREFIFQHGRYFDSYLATEPGRLSFWSRGRRGLISYKRWRKHVIIGGGLIAPEHHKPQLVTEFLEYARQNRLSVAFHNIGEEDLSFFQDFQFQITKWGEDPMIDLESCTWQGKEFEWVRRQTNYCLRQGVTACEVRPDQLHPVQWLETISEVIQVANESLTRKPQKKTMQFFEGRIDNHDLGLRRLFIARRQGRIEGFVICNPILNGTGWATELYRHRLDSVKGTMAFLIHHVLQQLKQEGVQKAGLCLDLGRDCHPLPGDSFLVRQGLVFAEKHLTSIFDFTGLRHFKSRFRPQYEKRFACVYPKVTIGSLLAFASTTGVLDLHYGRFARNLYDQLRKRTLRKNLTQGKKSGPVLKCEQSGEINRKFKRSA, translated from the coding sequence ATGTCTACATCTGATCCCAGCCACCTGTTCGGCCAGAATCAGCAAAACCAACACAAGCTGATACAGCATTCAGAAGACGAAACGTTGTATGAATTTCCGTTTCAAGATGCGTCTCTGAGAGTTGACTCCTCACATCATCAGGCTCCCACTGAAGACTGCAATCAGATTTTGCCATGCAGCCCTGATTCGACCGGAGACATCTCAGAATCAGAACTGCGGGAATTTATTTTTCAACATGGAAGATATTTTGACTCCTACCTGGCAACGGAACCAGGTCGCCTGAGTTTCTGGTCGCGCGGGCGGCGCGGATTGATTTCTTATAAACGCTGGAGAAAGCATGTCATCATTGGTGGTGGGTTGATCGCTCCCGAACACCACAAGCCACAATTAGTCACAGAATTTCTGGAGTACGCCAGACAGAATCGGCTCTCAGTCGCGTTTCATAATATCGGCGAAGAAGATCTTTCGTTTTTTCAAGACTTTCAGTTTCAGATCACTAAATGGGGCGAAGACCCGATGATTGATCTGGAATCCTGCACCTGGCAAGGAAAAGAATTCGAGTGGGTTCGTAGACAGACGAATTACTGTTTGCGACAGGGAGTTACTGCTTGTGAAGTACGCCCCGATCAGCTTCACCCGGTGCAGTGGCTTGAAACGATTTCGGAAGTCATTCAAGTTGCCAATGAATCACTGACTCGCAAGCCGCAAAAAAAAACGATGCAGTTTTTTGAAGGGCGGATTGATAACCACGACCTGGGTCTTCGCAGGCTGTTCATAGCCCGTCGCCAAGGCCGAATTGAGGGCTTCGTCATCTGTAATCCCATTCTGAATGGGACCGGCTGGGCAACCGAGCTTTATCGGCATCGGCTCGATTCTGTAAAGGGAACCATGGCATTCCTGATTCATCATGTTCTGCAACAGCTGAAACAGGAAGGAGTTCAAAAAGCCGGACTTTGCCTGGATCTGGGACGGGACTGCCATCCACTGCCAGGAGACAGTTTTCTGGTTCGACAGGGGCTGGTATTTGCAGAAAAGCACCTGACCAGCATTTTTGATTTTACCGGACTGCGTCACTTCAAAAGCCGATTTCGACCACAGTATGAAAAACGCTTTGCCTGTGTTTATCCCAAAGTCACCATCGGTTCTCTGCTGGCGTTTGCCAGTACAACGGGCGTACTGGATCTGCACTATGGAAGATTCGCACGTAATCTCTATGATCAACTCCGCAAACGGACTTTACGAAAGAATCTGACCCAAGGTAAAAAAAGCGGCCCCGTACTGAAGTGTGAACAGTCTGGTGAAATAAATCGTAAATTCAAACGAAGTGCCTGA
- a CDS encoding class I adenylate-forming enzyme family protein, with protein sequence MCCSTDMISELIFINVSQQSARLPDSDTTSRCQEPSSASLVDLISEIAEKRAIYPAVSSANETWNYSSLISAVQKMARQLRNSPEFQPGNRVLLLVPNSVEYIAAFYGILMAQGVVVPLATNLESGTFEKILRSTSATQVITTPQVLNRRPDLQELQAKNTQKNQRQEIHRTATIHSNDAPADLAAIFFTAGSSGTPKGVMLSHTNLISNAQSIQKYLELDTSERPLCILPFHHAYGNSVLQSHLLVGAHLILDGNPTFPESMIDALNQHQCTSLSAVPDLYRILLERTSFGQTETPSVKYMTVAGGALEHSRSVEISQSISPARFFVMYGQTEATARLAYVPPEQLANVSASCIGQAIPEVTLEVVDESGQPVASTVVGELRARGPNIMLGYWGDPAGTHERIQDGWLYTGDLATTDESGWIFLKGRRNALVKISGYRVHPADLEEFAIRSFPIAQAVAVPFESKNTGTRLALYIKPAAEKPELSVSEMTKICRKKLPRQMVPDHIHVITDFPLNHAMKVDRQRLTQLMKDVELKQQLLKQ encoded by the coding sequence ATGTGCTGTTCGACTGACATGATCTCAGAATTGATCTTCATCAATGTAAGCCAGCAATCAGCCCGATTGCCTGACTCAGACACGACATCACGCTGTCAGGAACCTTCCTCTGCCAGTCTTGTTGACCTGATTTCTGAAATCGCAGAGAAACGGGCTATTTACCCAGCCGTCTCTTCTGCAAACGAAACCTGGAATTACAGCAGTCTGATTTCTGCGGTACAGAAGATGGCTCGGCAACTGCGAAATAGCCCTGAGTTTCAACCTGGCAATCGAGTCTTGCTTCTGGTACCAAACTCGGTCGAATATATCGCCGCCTTTTACGGAATCCTGATGGCACAAGGCGTCGTAGTCCCATTGGCGACCAACCTGGAGAGTGGCACTTTTGAGAAGATTCTCAGATCCACTTCTGCGACACAGGTCATCACAACTCCTCAAGTCCTCAATCGACGTCCGGATCTGCAAGAATTGCAGGCAAAAAATACACAAAAGAATCAGCGTCAGGAAATCCATCGAACGGCCACCATTCATTCGAACGATGCTCCGGCAGATCTGGCGGCGATCTTTTTTACGGCAGGTTCCAGTGGGACTCCCAAAGGAGTCATGCTGAGTCATACGAATCTGATTTCGAATGCACAGTCAATCCAGAAATATCTAGAGCTGGATACATCAGAGCGTCCGTTATGTATCCTTCCCTTTCATCATGCATACGGGAACTCCGTCTTACAGTCCCATCTGCTGGTGGGAGCGCACCTGATCCTTGACGGCAATCCAACTTTCCCAGAAAGCATGATCGACGCATTGAATCAACATCAATGCACGAGCCTGTCGGCTGTTCCCGACCTATACCGGATTCTGCTGGAACGAACCTCGTTCGGTCAGACAGAAACCCCGTCTGTAAAATATATGACGGTCGCCGGGGGCGCTCTGGAACATTCACGTTCGGTTGAAATCAGCCAGTCGATATCCCCGGCGCGCTTCTTTGTGATGTATGGACAAACGGAAGCCACTGCCCGTTTAGCGTATGTCCCTCCCGAACAACTGGCGAATGTTTCCGCTAGCTGTATCGGACAGGCCATTCCTGAAGTGACTCTGGAAGTGGTCGATGAAAGCGGACAGCCTGTAGCGTCCACAGTGGTCGGTGAACTACGTGCCCGGGGTCCCAATATCATGTTGGGTTACTGGGGAGACCCGGCTGGAACACATGAGCGAATTCAAGATGGCTGGCTCTACACGGGTGACCTGGCAACCACGGATGAATCCGGGTGGATTTTTCTCAAAGGCCGTCGTAACGCGCTCGTCAAAATTTCCGGCTATCGAGTCCACCCCGCTGATCTGGAAGAGTTTGCGATAAGATCTTTTCCGATCGCCCAGGCTGTCGCTGTCCCTTTTGAATCGAAAAATACAGGAACCCGATTAGCCCTGTATATCAAGCCGGCTGCCGAGAAACCAGAATTATCCGTTTCTGAAATGACAAAGATCTGCAGAAAAAAACTGCCGCGACAGATGGTACCGGACCATATTCACGTCATTACTGATTTTCCATTGAACCACGCCATGAAAGTGGATCGACAGAGATTAACTCAACTCATGAAAGATGTCGAGTTAAAGCAGCAACTGTTGAAACAATAA
- a CDS encoding phosphopantetheine-binding protein translates to MDSSIQIRLIDFLRSVTGQQDITASTDLLDSGLLDSLTMMDLLVFVESEFELRLDFQDIKPELFKSPETIARLIASRLSDQGQSEAA, encoded by the coding sequence ATGGACTCATCAATTCAAATTCGATTGATTGATTTTCTACGCTCCGTCACCGGCCAGCAAGATATCACAGCAAGCACAGACTTGCTGGATTCCGGTTTACTCGATTCGTTGACCATGATGGACCTGCTGGTTTTTGTGGAATCCGAATTTGAGCTGCGTCTTGATTTCCAGGACATCAAACCTGAGTTGTTCAAAAGCCCGGAAACCATTGCCCGTTTGATTGCCAGCCGATTATCTGACCAAGGTCAATCGGAGGCTGCTTAA
- a CDS encoding DNA-methyltransferase, which yields MKNNPLPRLDEDPQLRERLLPHCRLTSGEVWEDPEGRHRVACADATDPRQIQNLVRDDRAALAIHDPPYNLVAFDLRNVDAFIDWCAKWVQLSEQCMSESASFYVWLGADQNQHFQPLPQFMILMQQLGLFESRSFITMRNQRGYGTQKNWMAVRQELLYYTKGTPFFEVQYTDIPKILRGYYKKINGRKTENLERGRSENIRPGNVWVDIQQVFYRMEENVSGCYAQKPLKSTERIIQASSQPDDFVLDFFSHSGSTLIACEQLGRRCLTTDLDPIYCEISIRRLEYLRESGKSGWQNGHPFEDVLERDEQILADE from the coding sequence ATGAAAAATAATCCTTTGCCGCGTCTTGATGAAGACCCACAACTGCGAGAGCGTTTACTACCGCATTGTCGGCTTACATCAGGAGAGGTTTGGGAAGATCCCGAAGGGCGTCATCGTGTGGCTTGCGCCGATGCCACGGATCCCCGTCAAATCCAGAACCTGGTTCGCGATGATCGGGCCGCACTGGCAATTCACGATCCACCTTATAATCTGGTTGCCTTTGATCTGCGAAATGTGGATGCGTTTATTGACTGGTGTGCAAAATGGGTTCAGCTCTCAGAACAATGTATGAGCGAGAGTGCGTCATTTTATGTCTGGCTAGGTGCAGACCAAAACCAGCATTTCCAGCCATTGCCACAATTCATGATTCTCATGCAACAACTGGGACTGTTTGAATCGCGTTCCTTTATCACCATGAGAAATCAGCGCGGTTATGGCACACAGAAGAACTGGATGGCGGTCAGGCAAGAACTTTTGTACTACACCAAAGGGACTCCGTTCTTTGAAGTTCAATACACAGACATCCCGAAAATTTTGCGCGGTTATTACAAAAAGATTAATGGACGAAAAACGGAAAATCTGGAACGAGGCCGTTCTGAAAACATCCGTCCTGGAAATGTCTGGGTTGATATACAACAAGTCTTTTATCGTATGGAAGAAAACGTATCAGGCTGCTATGCGCAAAAACCTCTTAAATCAACCGAACGCATTATCCAGGCAAGTTCACAACCTGATGATTTTGTGCTTGATTTCTTTTCACACTCCGGCTCGACCCTGATCGCCTGCGAACAACTCGGGCGACGCTGTCTCACTACAGATCTCGATCCGATTTACTGTGAGATTTCCATCCGCCGCCTTGAATATCTTCGTGAATCAGGGAAAAGCGGTTGGCAGAATGGGCATCCTTTTGAAGACGTACTTGAGCGCGATGAACAGATCCTGGCTGATGAATAA
- a CDS encoding TauD/TfdA family dioxygenase has translation MCSGNATLEQLLDQIAVEQNWVNQTLLEKGGVLFRGFRIQETEEFQRVAQALIPELKPYVEGQSPRTKVTGNVYTSTEFPAQFRITLHNELSYTKAPPPRIVFHCHIAPETGGETPIVDCRKLYQSMPPATLARFEERGVRYVKNMHGQERGIGKSWMDYFETSDQDQVESYLKENDIEFEWTDDGNLRTWSIRPATIPHPVTGEMLWFNQADLWHITNVNERNRAQMLQRFGEENLPTHAYFGDGSPITDEDLEAVRNTLWENAVIFPWQQGDVLALDNFSVAHGRMPYEGPRKILVAMG, from the coding sequence ATGTGTTCAGGTAATGCAACGCTCGAACAGTTATTGGATCAAATTGCTGTAGAGCAGAACTGGGTGAATCAAACCCTTTTGGAAAAGGGAGGTGTCCTGTTCCGCGGTTTTCGAATTCAGGAAACCGAGGAATTCCAACGCGTTGCCCAGGCCCTGATTCCCGAGCTGAAACCGTATGTGGAAGGGCAATCTCCCCGTACGAAAGTGACGGGAAACGTGTATACTTCGACTGAATTCCCAGCACAATTTCGTATTACCCTGCACAACGAGTTGTCTTATACGAAAGCACCGCCTCCACGAATTGTCTTTCACTGTCATATTGCTCCCGAGACTGGCGGAGAAACACCCATCGTCGATTGTCGCAAGCTCTATCAGTCCATGCCGCCCGCAACACTTGCCCGGTTCGAAGAGCGGGGAGTTCGCTATGTAAAAAACATGCATGGACAGGAACGGGGGATCGGCAAATCCTGGATGGATTACTTCGAGACCAGTGACCAAGATCAGGTGGAATCCTATCTCAAGGAAAATGACATTGAGTTTGAATGGACAGACGATGGAAACTTGAGGACCTGGTCGATTCGCCCCGCCACGATTCCTCATCCTGTCACGGGGGAAATGCTCTGGTTTAACCAGGCAGACCTGTGGCACATTACCAACGTCAACGAACGCAATCGCGCGCAAATGCTGCAACGTTTCGGCGAAGAGAATTTGCCGACGCATGCGTACTTCGGGGATGGTTCACCGATCACCGATGAAGACTTGGAAGCAGTCCGAAATACACTGTGGGAAAACGCGGTGATTTTTCCCTGGCAGCAGGGAGATGTTCTGGCACTGGATAATTTCAGTGTGGCCCATGGGCGCATGCCTTACGAGGGGCCCCGTAAAATCCTGGTTGCGATGGGATGA
- a CDS encoding FAD/NAD(P)-binding protein, whose translation MIHSVAVGCSRLPELSVKGPVLMKKVAIIGGGFSGTMAAVNLARLSDSPLCIQLINDKYPLGRGVAYGTKREEHLLNVAARNMSAVPDHANHFLDWLRTRVDYSDLPDPQLRETYVPRRIYGDYLRSILSTYMQPIDSHHPAEIQVIENEAVDIEFNFDGCAVITLKDGTTFEADRVLLATGNQPPSSLDDEAFSHEAYSPDPWGNWLEKIPDAQEDLIVLGTGLSMIDVFLTLSELEWEGNMIAISHNGMIPQAHFRGIEYPDFLPDEPENLGLENLVQLLEKHCRQLQRIGENPGIVVDRLRPHTQRIWQKLQLEEKQEFLKRYAARWNVIRHRIAQPIHQRITEAITEGRLRVVRGRITGLSTQDDKVCVSVQNKTGGEQILQGGLVINCTGPNCGFSDTSVPLFQNLLKRGLIRPDELDMGIDVGADFAVIDGEGNHSEFLFAIGPLMKGTLWETTAVPELRGQAMRVAQLLLDDVAIVTPGHDYRISVEEEHVIEYYI comes from the coding sequence GTGATACACTCCGTGGCTGTCGGCTGTTCCCGGTTGCCTGAGTTGAGTGTGAAAGGACCGGTACTGATGAAAAAAGTGGCGATTATTGGAGGTGGTTTCAGCGGAACGATGGCTGCTGTGAATCTGGCACGATTAAGCGACAGCCCGCTGTGCATTCAACTGATCAATGATAAATACCCACTGGGCCGCGGCGTCGCCTATGGCACGAAACGCGAAGAGCACCTGCTGAACGTCGCGGCGCGCAATATGTCCGCCGTCCCCGATCATGCCAATCATTTCCTGGACTGGCTCCGTACCCGGGTTGACTACAGTGATCTGCCAGATCCTCAGCTGCGTGAAACGTATGTGCCGCGTCGCATCTACGGCGACTATCTGCGCAGTATTCTTTCCACCTATATGCAGCCGATCGACAGCCATCACCCGGCGGAAATTCAGGTCATCGAGAATGAAGCGGTCGACATTGAATTCAACTTTGATGGCTGCGCAGTAATAACTCTCAAAGATGGAACTACCTTCGAAGCAGACCGCGTGTTACTGGCGACGGGGAATCAGCCTCCCTCCTCTTTAGACGATGAAGCATTCTCACACGAAGCTTATTCCCCCGATCCGTGGGGAAACTGGCTGGAAAAAATCCCGGATGCGCAGGAAGATCTGATTGTTCTGGGAACCGGCCTTTCGATGATCGATGTCTTTCTGACGCTCAGTGAACTGGAGTGGGAAGGCAATATGATTGCAATTTCGCATAACGGCATGATTCCACAGGCTCACTTTCGCGGGATTGAATATCCCGATTTTCTGCCAGACGAACCGGAAAATCTGGGGCTGGAAAATCTGGTGCAGTTGCTGGAAAAACATTGTCGTCAACTGCAACGAATTGGTGAGAACCCCGGCATCGTTGTTGACCGACTGAGACCACATACGCAACGGATCTGGCAAAAACTTCAGCTTGAAGAAAAACAGGAATTTCTCAAACGCTATGCAGCACGCTGGAATGTCATCCGACACCGGATTGCCCAACCGATCCACCAGCGAATTACCGAAGCGATCACGGAAGGCCGATTAAGGGTTGTGCGAGGAAGAATTACCGGCCTCAGTACGCAAGATGACAAAGTCTGTGTAAGTGTGCAGAACAAAACTGGCGGCGAACAAATCTTGCAAGGTGGGCTGGTTATCAATTGCACCGGGCCGAATTGCGGATTTTCCGATACCAGTGTGCCTTTATTCCAAAACCTGCTGAAGCGCGGGCTGATTCGCCCGGATGAACTGGACATGGGAATTGATGTCGGTGCCGACTTCGCCGTCATTGATGGGGAAGGAAATCACTCCGAGTTCCTGTTTGCCATTGGCCCCCTGATGAAAGGAACACTCTGGGAAACAACGGCAGTTCCGGAATTGCGGGGACAGGCGATGCGCGTGGCCCAACTATTGCTGGACGATGTTGCGATCGTCACTCCGGGTCATGATTATCGGATCTCGGTTGAAGAAGAACACGTAATCGAATACTACATTTAA
- the yciA gene encoding acyl-CoA thioester hydrolase YciA: MEEACDLPEGKLILRTLAMPADTNANGDIFGGWIMSQMDIAGGILSKEISGTRTVTIAVETMKFIRPVKVGDVVSCYGTVEKIGTTSMRLQLEVWVEPVLRHEDSNCPYFKVTEADFTYVAIDKTGKKTPIVKHGC; encoded by the coding sequence ATGGAAGAAGCCTGTGATCTGCCGGAAGGCAAACTGATTCTGCGCACACTGGCGATGCCTGCTGACACGAATGCCAACGGCGATATTTTTGGCGGCTGGATCATGTCGCAAATGGACATCGCCGGCGGTATTTTATCGAAAGAGATTTCGGGAACTCGCACGGTTACGATCGCCGTCGAGACGATGAAGTTCATCCGTCCGGTCAAAGTGGGTGATGTAGTCAGTTGTTATGGAACGGTGGAAAAAATTGGAACCACGTCGATGAGGTTGCAACTCGAAGTCTGGGTCGAACCGGTGCTGAGGCACGAAGATTCAAACTGTCCGTACTTCAAAGTGACCGAGGCGGATTTCACTTATGTCGCCATCGATAAAACCGGGAAAAAAACGCCGATTGTCAAACATGGCTGCTGA